One Bartonella tribocorum CIP 105476 genomic window carries:
- the atpA gene encoding F0F1 ATP synthase subunit alpha — translation MDIRPSEISKILKEQIKNFDQKAEVSEIGWVLSVGDGIARVYGLDNVQAGEMVAFPNGVRGMALNLEVDNVGVVIFGSDRDIREGDCVKRLGAIVDVPVGPALLGRVVDALGNPIDGKGPLKETERRRVDVKAPGIIPRQSVHEPMSTGLKAIDALIPIGRGQRELVIGDRQTGKTAILLDTFLNQKPFHEKGAGREQDKVYCIYVAIGQKRSTVAQFVKVLEERGALEYSIIVAATASDPAPLQFIAPLAGCAMGEYFRDNGQHALIGYDDLSKQAVAYRQMSLLLRRPPGREAYPGDVFYLHSRLLERAAKLNAENGSGSLTALPVIETQANDVSAYIPTNVISITDGQIFLETNLFYQGIRPAVNVGLSVSRVGSAAQIKAMKQVAGSIKGELAQYREMAAFAQFGSDLDASTQRLLNRGARLTELLKQPQFSPLKTEEQVVVIFAGVNGYLDSLAVSDVARFEQGLLVLLRSDYQDLLQAIAEQKQITDELKDKLITVLNTYAKNFS, via the coding sequence ATGGATATTAGACCATCTGAAATTTCAAAAATTCTAAAAGAGCAAATCAAAAACTTTGACCAAAAGGCTGAGGTTTCAGAAATTGGTTGGGTTCTCTCTGTGGGGGATGGTATCGCTCGCGTTTATGGTTTGGATAATGTTCAAGCTGGGGAAATGGTTGCTTTTCCAAATGGTGTGCGTGGGATGGCGCTCAATTTGGAAGTTGATAATGTCGGTGTGGTCATTTTTGGCTCAGATCGCGATATTCGTGAAGGGGATTGTGTAAAGCGATTGGGTGCTATTGTGGATGTTCCTGTGGGGCCCGCTTTGCTTGGGCGTGTGGTTGATGCACTGGGAAATCCTATAGATGGTAAGGGACCTCTTAAGGAAACAGAGCGTCGTCGTGTTGATGTTAAGGCGCCAGGGATTATTCCGCGTCAGTCTGTGCATGAGCCAATGTCGACCGGATTAAAAGCCATTGATGCACTCATCCCTATTGGGCGGGGGCAGCGTGAGTTGGTGATTGGTGATCGCCAAACAGGAAAAACAGCGATTTTGCTCGATACATTTTTAAACCAAAAACCTTTTCATGAAAAAGGGGCTGGACGAGAACAGGACAAAGTTTATTGTATTTATGTGGCAATCGGTCAAAAGCGTTCGACGGTGGCGCAATTCGTTAAAGTTTTAGAAGAACGTGGAGCGCTGGAATATTCTATTATTGTTGCGGCGACCGCTTCTGATCCTGCTCCCTTGCAATTTATAGCGCCTCTTGCTGGATGCGCTATGGGAGAGTATTTCCGTGATAATGGGCAGCATGCTTTGATCGGTTATGATGACCTGTCAAAACAAGCGGTGGCGTATCGTCAAATGTCTCTTTTGTTGCGTCGTCCACCGGGGCGTGAAGCTTATCCGGGAGATGTTTTCTATCTGCATTCGCGTCTTTTAGAACGAGCTGCGAAGCTGAATGCGGAAAATGGATCTGGGTCGTTGACAGCTTTGCCAGTCATTGAAACGCAAGCAAATGATGTTTCGGCTTATATTCCTACAAATGTGATTTCGATTACCGATGGGCAAATTTTCTTAGAGACCAATTTGTTTTATCAGGGTATTCGTCCTGCTGTAAATGTTGGTCTTTCTGTATCGCGCGTTGGTTCGGCAGCACAAATTAAGGCAATGAAGCAGGTTGCCGGCTCGATTAAAGGTGAATTGGCGCAATATCGTGAAATGGCAGCTTTTGCCCAGTTTGGTTCTGATTTGGATGCATCAACGCAGCGTCTGTTAAATCGGGGAGCACGCTTGACAGAACTTTTGAAGCAGCCACAATTTTCTCCCCTTAAAACAGAAGAACAGGTGGTGGTTATTTTCGCGGGTGTGAATGGTTATCTTGATTCTCTAGCGGTTTCTGATGTTGCGCGGTTTGAGCAGGGGCTTTTGGTGCTTTTGCGGAGTGATTATCAAGATCTTTTACAAGCAATTGCTGAGCAAAAGCAGATAACAGATGAGCTGAAAGATAAGTTGATCACTGTTCTTAACACTTATGCGAAAAATTTTTCGTGA
- the fsa gene encoding fructose-6-phosphate aldolase, whose translation MKFFVDSANIEEIRELQNLSLVDGVTTNPSLILNSGRNILEVTKEICSLVKGPVSAEVAATEFEDMMKEAAVLAKVADNICIKLPLTLDGLKACKALTAEGLKTNLTLCFSANQALLAAKAGATFVSPFIGRLDDCGINGSELLHEIRTIYDNYNFETQILAASIRTVSHVKEAALSGADVATVPPAILKALITHPLTDKGLQIFLNDWKKTGQNIA comes from the coding sequence ATGAAATTTTTTGTGGACAGTGCCAATATTGAAGAAATACGAGAGTTACAGAATTTAAGCCTTGTTGATGGTGTGACCACCAATCCCTCTCTGATCCTAAACTCAGGACGCAATATTCTTGAAGTGACAAAAGAAATTTGTTCTCTCGTTAAGGGACCTGTTTCTGCTGAAGTTGCAGCAACAGAATTTGAAGACATGATGAAAGAAGCAGCTGTTTTAGCAAAGGTTGCTGACAATATTTGCATCAAGCTTCCTTTAACACTTGATGGATTAAAAGCTTGTAAAGCCCTTACAGCAGAAGGCTTAAAAACAAATCTCACACTTTGTTTTTCTGCCAATCAAGCCTTACTTGCTGCCAAAGCAGGTGCGACATTCGTTTCGCCTTTTATCGGGAGACTCGATGATTGCGGAATAAATGGCAGTGAACTACTTCATGAAATTCGCACAATTTATGATAACTATAACTTTGAAACGCAAATCTTGGCCGCTTCAATTCGCACCGTTAGTCATGTCAAAGAAGCAGCCCTCAGCGGTGCTGATGTTGCAACAGTTCCACCAGCAATTTTAAAAGCCCTCATCACACATCCTCTGACTGATAAAGGGTTGCAAATATTTCTTAACGACTGGAAAAAAACTGGACAAAATATTGCCTAG
- a CDS encoding LPS assembly lipoprotein LptE: MSFFKSFLLVVLAGVLTLLCGCKVEPLYRQESQSLSAMNSAVYGDSSRQASLGLAQKLASIVVEEPSDRFGQMVRNHLLFLLYGKGGKPSLPAYRLALQISVLTRESMQIEVDLEKKRKGRPSVGTVMSKASYTLQDMKNIPVAKGTAMMNASFERLRQEYATMQAEEDAKKRVAEELAEQIFLLLSKDLSHKIPSH; the protein is encoded by the coding sequence ATGTCGTTCTTTAAAAGTTTTCTGCTTGTCGTTTTAGCGGGTGTCTTAACATTGTTGTGTGGGTGCAAAGTTGAACCGCTTTACCGTCAAGAGTCGCAGAGTTTAAGCGCAATGAATTCTGCTGTTTATGGGGACTCTTCTCGGCAAGCTTCTTTGGGGCTTGCGCAAAAGCTTGCCTCTATTGTTGTGGAAGAGCCTTCGGATCGTTTTGGACAAATGGTGCGCAATCATCTGCTGTTCCTTTTGTATGGAAAGGGTGGTAAGCCTTCTCTACCGGCTTATCGATTGGCATTGCAGATATCCGTCCTTACAAGAGAATCGATGCAGATAGAGGTTGATCTTGAGAAAAAGAGAAAAGGACGTCCTTCTGTTGGAACTGTTATGAGCAAAGCTTCCTATACCTTGCAGGATATGAAAAATATCCCTGTTGCAAAAGGAACAGCAATGATGAATGCATCTTTTGAGCGGCTTCGTCAAGAATATGCAACGATGCAAGCAGAAGAAGATGCAAAAAAACGTGTAGCAGAAGAGCTCGCTGAACAGATTTTTTTGTTACTTTCAAAAGATCTTTCTCATAAAATTCCTAGCCACTAG
- the atpD gene encoding F0F1 ATP synthase subunit beta — MAKAVTSSKGAEKSEKKKPAARSGVKKDASKSKDASKSQVNVKISSAPARSAAKDTPVKKEERAKGTVGEIKQVIGAVVDVQFEGALPNILNALETENLGNRLVLEVAQHLGENTVRTIAMDTTDGLMRGQKVVDTGAQISVPVGEATLGRIMNVIGEPVDNVGPIASTKTRSIHQEAPEYVEQSTVSEILVTGIKVVDLLAPYSKGGKIGLFGGAGVGKTVLIMELINNIAKAHGGYSVFAGVGERTREGNDLYYEMIESGVNVNPKENNGSTEGSKCALVYGQMNEPPGARARVALSGLTIAESFRDEGQDVLFFVDNIFRFTQAGAEVSALLGRIPSAVGYQPTLATDMGALQERITSTKIGSITSVQAIYVPADDLTDPAPATSFAHLDATTVLSRSIAEKGIYPAVDPLDSFSRMLDPLIVGEEHYTVACQVQTILQRYRALQDIIAILGMDELSEDDKLLVGRARKIERFLSQPFHVAEAFTGSPGKLVSLEDTIKGFKGLCAGDYDDLPEAAFYMVGSIDEALEKGKRLMAEAS; from the coding sequence ATGGCAAAAGCAGTAACCTCAAGTAAAGGAGCAGAAAAGAGTGAAAAAAAGAAACCAGCTGCTCGTTCCGGTGTGAAAAAAGATGCTTCGAAATCTAAAGACGCTTCGAAATCTCAAGTGAATGTAAAGATTTCGTCTGCACCTGCGCGTAGTGCCGCTAAAGATACACCGGTGAAAAAAGAAGAGCGTGCAAAAGGCACTGTTGGTGAGATCAAGCAGGTTATTGGTGCTGTTGTTGATGTGCAATTTGAAGGGGCATTGCCAAATATTCTCAATGCTTTGGAAACAGAGAATTTAGGCAATCGCTTAGTGTTAGAAGTTGCGCAGCATTTGGGTGAAAATACGGTGCGTACGATTGCGATGGATACGACCGATGGTCTGATGCGGGGACAAAAGGTCGTGGATACAGGTGCACAAATTAGTGTTCCTGTAGGAGAAGCGACATTGGGGCGTATTATGAATGTGATTGGAGAACCCGTGGATAATGTGGGACCAATCGCTTCAACCAAAACGCGTTCTATTCACCAAGAGGCGCCTGAATATGTCGAACAATCAACTGTTTCAGAGATTCTTGTCACGGGTATTAAGGTTGTGGATTTGTTAGCCCCTTATTCTAAAGGGGGTAAAATTGGCTTGTTTGGTGGCGCTGGTGTTGGAAAAACTGTTCTCATTATGGAGCTTATCAACAATATTGCAAAAGCACATGGTGGCTATTCCGTCTTTGCTGGTGTGGGAGAACGGACACGTGAGGGAAATGATCTTTATTACGAAATGATCGAAAGCGGCGTGAATGTGAATCCAAAAGAGAATAATGGTTCAACAGAGGGGTCAAAATGTGCACTTGTTTACGGGCAAATGAATGAACCACCCGGAGCCCGTGCGCGTGTTGCTCTTTCAGGGTTAACCATTGCAGAAAGCTTCCGTGATGAAGGACAAGATGTTCTCTTCTTTGTGGATAATATTTTCCGTTTCACACAAGCAGGGGCTGAGGTGTCTGCTCTTTTAGGACGTATTCCTTCTGCTGTGGGGTATCAGCCTACTTTGGCAACGGATATGGGGGCTTTGCAAGAACGTATTACCAGTACAAAAATAGGTTCTATTACTTCCGTTCAGGCGATTTATGTTCCTGCCGATGACTTGACAGATCCGGCGCCGGCAACGTCTTTTGCCCATTTGGATGCAACAACCGTTCTTTCGCGCTCTATTGCGGAAAAGGGAATTTATCCAGCGGTTGATCCGCTTGATTCCTTCTCGCGTATGTTGGATCCATTAATTGTGGGGGAGGAGCATTATACGGTTGCTTGTCAAGTGCAAACCATTTTACAACGTTATAGAGCGCTTCAGGATATTATTGCTATTCTTGGAATGGATGAACTTTCTGAAGATGACAAATTGTTGGTGGGACGGGCGCGTAAAATTGAACGTTTCCTTTCGCAACCTTTCCATGTGGCGGAAGCCTTTACTGGTTCGCCGGGAAAACTTGTTTCTTTGGAAGATACAATCAAAGGCTTTAAAGGTCTTTGTGCGGGCGATTATGATGATTTGCCAGAAGCTGCTTTTTATATGGTTGGTTCGATTGATGAAGCCCTTGAAAAGGGAAAACGTCTCATGGCAGAGGCTTCTTAA
- a CDS encoding F0F1 ATP synthase subunit gamma gives MASLKDLRDRIASVKATQKITKAMQMVAAARLHRAQEAAQSARPYAKRMADILTSVAADVDGVDAPALMRGTGRDDVHLLVVCTAERGLCGAFNVQIARRAREQIKALLAAGKIVKIITVGKKGADILSRDYKSLMIDHIDLHAVKRIGFAEALVISQRIVDLFNEGAFDVCTLFYSEFVSVINQRPTAFGLIPMGAPKAAVEATDVVEQKETSKDSQSIVHEAIVYEYEPDAASLLEALVPRNLSVQIFRALLENVAGEMGAKMTAMDNASRNAGEMINKLTVAYNRQRQAQITTELIEIIAGAEAL, from the coding sequence ATGGCCTCATTAAAGGATCTTAGAGACCGTATCGCTTCGGTTAAAGCAACGCAGAAAATTACCAAAGCTATGCAGATGGTTGCGGCAGCGAGGTTGCATCGTGCGCAAGAGGCAGCGCAATCGGCGCGTCCTTATGCGAAGAGGATGGCTGATATTTTAACCAGTGTTGCGGCTGATGTGGATGGTGTTGATGCACCGGCTCTTATGCGGGGCACGGGGCGCGATGATGTGCATCTCTTGGTGGTTTGTACGGCTGAGCGCGGTTTATGTGGTGCTTTTAATGTGCAAATCGCTCGTCGTGCTCGTGAGCAGATTAAAGCGTTGTTGGCAGCTGGTAAAATTGTGAAAATTATCACTGTGGGTAAAAAGGGTGCAGATATTTTATCGCGTGATTACAAAAGTTTGATGATTGATCACATTGATTTGCATGCTGTAAAGCGAATTGGTTTTGCAGAGGCGCTGGTGATTAGTCAACGCATTGTTGATTTGTTCAATGAAGGCGCTTTTGATGTTTGTACATTGTTTTATTCTGAATTTGTTTCCGTGATTAATCAACGTCCAACAGCTTTTGGCTTGATCCCAATGGGGGCTCCAAAAGCAGCAGTTGAGGCAACAGATGTTGTGGAACAAAAAGAGACCAGCAAAGATTCACAATCAATTGTTCATGAGGCGATTGTTTATGAGTATGAGCCTGATGCTGCTTCTCTTTTAGAGGCGCTTGTGCCACGTAATCTTTCAGTGCAAATCTTTCGGGCTTTACTCGAAAATGTTGCTGGTGAAATGGGCGCAAAGATGACCGCTATGGACAATGCATCGCGCAATGCAGGTGAAATGATTAATAAATTAACGGTGGCTTATAATCGTCAACGTCAAGCACAGATTACGACAGAACTGATCGAAATTATTGCGGGCGCTGAAGCGCTTTAA
- a CDS encoding primosomal protein N', translated as MNSNMIEEKVVSVLVPLPVAHAYSYKVPSSMEVEIGSFVRVPVMGRELCGFIVDIEEQTKNGQRTASVAREKLRFVLHVFDCPPLKAEMITFLRFVSRYTMTPFGLVARLVLSVPAALEPEAQMLGLRYCGGDVERLTPARLRVLELARNEKIWTRTGLAHAAGTSVSVVEGLKALGIFEEVKVPAPDLVGMPDPDFCPPQLQGAQNEAAKLLREGVLSSQFQVFLLDGVTGSGKTEVYFEAVAQAFKGGSQVLILLPEIALTQQFLDRFYARFGAAAAEWHSDLMPRRRERVWRQVAEGRVRVVAGARSALFLPFHALGLIVVDEEHDSAYKQEERIFYHARDMAVARGSFEHFPVILASATPSIESQANVLKGRYQKVHLPSRFKEVALPQLRVVDMRQGGVQKGRFISFALEKALKQTLEKGEQALLFLNRRGYAPLTLCRVCGHRFHCTDCSSWLVEHRAQGQLKCHHCGYHQPIPEACPECGTLDHLVACGPGVERIAEETQGLFPQARSLILSTDLKGGIGQLRSELQAIANGDVDIIIGTQLVAKGHHFPKLSLVGVIDADLGLANGDLRASERTFQLLSQVTGRAGRVGLESLGLLQTYQPDHPVIKALLSCQPEEFYTREIAARQYYHLPPYGRLASLIVSAQQRQAAENYARALRQAAPREKNISVMGPAEAPLALVRGRYRFRLLLQGQRSFDIQGFIRAMLSNSPKMPSSVRVQIDIDPQSFF; from the coding sequence ATGAATTCAAACATGATAGAGGAAAAGGTTGTCTCTGTGTTGGTTCCTCTTCCTGTTGCGCATGCTTATAGTTATAAAGTTCCGTCTTCTATGGAGGTGGAAATTGGTTCTTTTGTTCGGGTTCCTGTTATGGGGCGTGAGCTTTGCGGTTTTATTGTGGATATTGAAGAGCAGACAAAGAATGGGCAACGGACTGCTTCGGTGGCGCGTGAAAAATTACGCTTTGTGCTTCATGTTTTTGATTGTCCCCCGTTAAAGGCAGAAATGATTACATTTTTGCGGTTTGTGAGTCGTTATACAATGACGCCTTTTGGTCTTGTTGCACGATTGGTTTTATCCGTACCGGCTGCTTTAGAGCCGGAAGCACAGATGCTGGGACTGCGCTATTGTGGGGGAGATGTGGAACGTCTTACACCAGCCCGCTTACGGGTTTTGGAATTGGCGCGCAATGAGAAGATATGGACACGTACAGGGCTTGCGCATGCGGCTGGAACTTCTGTTTCTGTTGTTGAAGGGTTAAAAGCGCTAGGAATTTTTGAAGAGGTTAAGGTTCCTGCTCCTGATCTTGTGGGCATGCCTGATCCTGATTTTTGTCCTCCTCAATTGCAGGGTGCACAAAATGAGGCAGCAAAGTTGTTGCGGGAAGGAGTTTTGTCTTCTCAGTTTCAAGTTTTTTTGCTTGATGGTGTCACGGGTTCAGGAAAGACAGAAGTTTATTTTGAAGCAGTTGCTCAAGCTTTCAAAGGGGGTAGCCAAGTTTTAATTTTATTGCCGGAAATTGCTTTAACACAGCAGTTTTTAGATCGTTTTTATGCACGCTTTGGCGCTGCGGCAGCAGAATGGCATTCCGATTTGATGCCGCGTCGTAGAGAACGCGTCTGGCGGCAAGTTGCAGAAGGGCGGGTGCGTGTCGTTGCGGGGGCTCGTTCGGCGCTTTTTCTTCCCTTCCACGCGCTTGGCTTGATTGTTGTTGATGAAGAGCATGATAGCGCTTATAAACAAGAAGAGCGCATTTTTTATCATGCGCGTGATATGGCAGTTGCACGGGGCTCTTTTGAGCATTTTCCTGTTATTTTAGCCTCAGCTACACCGTCGATTGAAAGCCAAGCCAATGTTTTAAAAGGGCGTTATCAAAAGGTGCATTTACCCTCTCGTTTTAAAGAAGTTGCACTTCCACAGTTGCGGGTGGTTGATATGCGTCAAGGAGGGGTGCAAAAGGGGCGCTTTATTTCTTTTGCTCTTGAAAAGGCTTTAAAACAAACACTTGAGAAAGGCGAGCAGGCGCTGCTTTTTCTTAATCGTCGTGGTTATGCTCCTTTAACTTTATGCCGAGTTTGCGGACATCGTTTTCATTGTACCGATTGTTCAAGTTGGTTGGTCGAACATCGTGCGCAAGGGCAATTAAAATGTCATCATTGTGGCTATCACCAACCCATTCCAGAAGCCTGTCCTGAATGCGGGACATTAGACCATCTCGTAGCTTGTGGACCGGGTGTGGAAAGAATTGCAGAAGAAACACAAGGGCTTTTTCCGCAGGCGCGATCATTGATTCTTTCAACAGATCTCAAAGGGGGGATTGGGCAGTTGCGAAGCGAATTGCAAGCCATTGCCAATGGTGATGTGGACATTATTATTGGGACACAGTTGGTCGCTAAAGGACATCATTTTCCCAAGCTTTCTCTGGTGGGGGTTATTGATGCTGATCTTGGTCTTGCCAATGGTGATTTACGTGCGAGTGAACGTACCTTTCAGTTGCTTTCTCAAGTGACTGGAAGAGCAGGGCGGGTAGGATTGGAAAGTTTAGGATTATTGCAAACCTATCAACCCGATCATCCGGTCATAAAAGCTTTACTTTCATGCCAACCAGAAGAATTTTACACCCGTGAGATTGCAGCACGCCAATATTATCATTTACCTCCCTATGGACGACTTGCCTCTTTGATTGTATCGGCACAACAGCGCCAAGCCGCAGAAAATTATGCGCGAGCACTCCGTCAAGCTGCGCCACGGGAAAAAAATATCTCGGTTATGGGACCGGCAGAGGCGCCTTTGGCTCTGGTTCGGGGGCGTTATCGTTTTCGGCTTTTACTGCAAGGCCAGCGCTCTTTTGATATACAAGGGTTTATTCGTGCAATGCTTAGCAATAGTCCCAAAATGCCTAGTTCCGTCCGGGTTCAAATTGATATTGATCCACAAAGCTTTTTTTAA
- the atpH gene encoding ATP synthase F1 subunit delta, protein MSDSFSLIPLPLVDQRYAQALFNCVQEAGNVEKIERAVEDFLFVLEQNEDLKHFVLSPFFSVKEQIKVMQSVCENIKFADKEAGQIVSNFLRVIAANRRLSAVFGILHAFQRCVARARKQFTAQIISARPLSSQQKQELCETLEGVIGGKVLLHIIVNPTILGGLIIRVGASQIDTSLLTKLSSLKLALKKEVS, encoded by the coding sequence GTGTCGGATTCATTTTCTCTCATACCGCTGCCGTTGGTAGATCAACGTTATGCGCAAGCGCTTTTTAATTGCGTTCAAGAAGCAGGAAACGTTGAAAAAATTGAAAGGGCAGTGGAAGATTTTTTGTTTGTCTTAGAGCAAAATGAAGATTTAAAACACTTCGTGCTCAGTCCGTTCTTTTCAGTCAAAGAGCAAATTAAGGTGATGCAATCTGTTTGTGAAAACATTAAATTTGCTGATAAAGAAGCAGGGCAGATTGTTAGTAATTTTTTACGCGTTATCGCAGCAAATCGTAGGCTTAGTGCTGTATTTGGTATTCTCCATGCTTTTCAGCGTTGTGTTGCACGCGCTCGGAAGCAATTTACTGCACAAATTATTTCTGCGCGCCCCTTAAGTTCTCAACAAAAACAAGAGTTGTGTGAGACTTTGGAAGGTGTCATTGGGGGAAAAGTTTTGCTACATATCATTGTAAATCCAACAATTCTTGGTGGATTAATCATTCGTGTCGGGGCGTCTCAAATTGATACGTCTCTTTTAACAAAATTGTCTTCGCTTAAGCTTGCATTGAAAAAAGAGGTCAGCTGA